One window of the Sphaerochaeta associata genome contains the following:
- a CDS encoding helix-turn-helix domain-containing protein, which translates to MHIEFEEEEDTLMEVQEMAWYKESKAEETPGGNLRFYRRLAHMNQTELGSKLGISKQFVSNMENGIKPISRAMALKLGSLFDVPAGRFI; encoded by the coding sequence ATGCATATAGAATTTGAGGAGGAAGAAGATACCTTGATGGAAGTTCAAGAAATGGCTTGGTACAAGGAGTCGAAGGCCGAAGAGACTCCAGGAGGCAACTTGCGTTTCTACCGGAGGCTTGCCCATATGAATCAGACCGAGCTTGGCAGCAAGCTGGGAATCTCCAAGCAGTTTGTATCCAACATGGAGAACGGGATCAAACCCATAAGCAGGGCTATGGCCCTTAAGCTGGGATCCTTGTTCGATGTGCCTGCAGGCCGATTCATCTAG
- a CDS encoding nitrilase family protein, whose translation MHNIKAASVQFRHKAGDKQANLKTITHFVEQAANKGVNLIVFPEMCITGYWHVRNLSKEEIIDLAEPVPSGSSVHYLRSLSLQYGMTIGAGLIEISEQGELYNSYVVTLSDGTVHTHRKLHTFISAHMQSGSSYTVFDIPEGVRLGVLTCYDNNIVENARITALLGAEVLLAPHQTGGCNSASPKGMKRIDVALWEERSTKEAELLSEFQGPKGRQWLMRWLPSRAHDNGMFLIFSNGVGRDDDEVRTGNAMILDPYGEILTESKAIEQDMVIAELDASLLPSSNGRRWMKARRPELYSPLSEKTGKEEDTRTVRFHYE comes from the coding sequence ATGCACAACATCAAGGCAGCGAGCGTACAGTTCCGGCATAAGGCGGGGGACAAGCAGGCAAACCTGAAGACCATTACACACTTTGTAGAGCAGGCAGCAAACAAAGGAGTCAACCTCATCGTCTTTCCCGAGATGTGCATCACCGGTTACTGGCATGTGCGCAATCTCAGCAAAGAAGAGATCATAGACCTTGCAGAACCAGTTCCATCCGGTTCATCGGTCCACTATCTGAGGAGTCTTTCCCTGCAATATGGCATGACCATCGGAGCGGGGTTGATTGAAATTTCAGAGCAAGGCGAGCTCTACAATTCCTATGTCGTGACGCTCAGCGACGGCACTGTCCACACACACAGAAAACTGCATACCTTCATCAGCGCCCATATGCAAAGCGGGTCCTCCTACACCGTCTTCGACATTCCAGAGGGAGTGAGGTTGGGAGTACTTACCTGCTACGATAACAACATCGTGGAGAATGCCCGCATCACGGCCCTTCTGGGGGCTGAGGTGCTGCTCGCCCCCCACCAGACAGGCGGGTGCAACTCTGCTAGTCCGAAGGGTATGAAGCGAATCGATGTTGCACTGTGGGAGGAGCGTTCAACAAAAGAAGCAGAGCTCCTCTCTGAGTTCCAAGGCCCTAAGGGCCGACAGTGGTTGATGCGCTGGCTTCCCTCCCGTGCCCATGACAACGGCATGTTCCTAATCTTCAGCAACGGGGTTGGAAGGGATGACGATGAGGTACGTACCGGCAATGCCATGATCCTCGACCCCTACGGAGAGATACTTACAGAGTCAAAAGCGATCGAGCAGGATATGGTTATTGCTGAGTTGGATGCTTCATTGCTTCCCTCAAGCAATGGCAGACGATGGATGAAGGCCCGCAGGCCCGAGCTCTACTCCCCTCTCTCAGAGAAAACAGGGAAGGAAGAGGATACCAGAACGGTGAGATTCCACTATGAATGA
- a CDS encoding mannitol dehydrogenase family protein, whose translation MLGKCNLHSLDTRIKVPSYDRTTLEPHIVHLGLGHFHRSHFCYYLHQLLEQGVTDWGIEEIDLVPSHTDEIAKKQEYLYTLCSRDPAGGRQMTVIECILGYTKGWEDKRQAIALMKRPQTKLITLTITEKGYCYDNHTQALDWQHPLLQHDLHSPQDPQSAIGYLSLALFERCQENREKLTIASCDNIPSNGYVLKRCILQYCSKAFPSIVPWIEQKVAFPLSMVDRITPSTKTEDIQFVEREYGLRDEWLVVSEDFLQWVIEPRGLDGLPPFEKAGALVTKDVEAFETMKIRLLNGSHSALAYPALLSGYAYVDEALADATLRSFIRDRYMCEVGDTLLPIPGYDFEAYKDQLIERFSNPYCSDTLLRLAQDGSKKFANALVPALRIALEKGLPHKVMVCTLALWAHFLRRHASLVDDQACEALIKAVSLLDLDVKPFFGLIGLAGEQYDVLQPLFQSYLALIETEGVKHVLTHFQS comes from the coding sequence ATGCTTGGCAAATGTAATCTTCATTCTCTGGATACAAGAATCAAGGTCCCATCATACGATCGAACAACGCTCGAGCCGCATATCGTGCATCTGGGCCTCGGGCACTTTCATCGCTCGCACTTCTGTTACTATCTGCACCAACTTTTAGAGCAAGGAGTGACGGACTGGGGCATCGAGGAGATTGATCTTGTCCCCTCCCATACAGACGAGATTGCTAAAAAGCAGGAGTATCTGTACACCCTCTGCAGCAGAGACCCTGCCGGAGGCCGACAGATGACGGTCATCGAGTGCATCCTTGGCTATACCAAGGGGTGGGAGGACAAGAGACAAGCCATCGCTCTGATGAAGCGGCCTCAGACAAAACTCATCACACTCACCATCACTGAAAAGGGATATTGCTACGACAACCACACCCAGGCCCTGGACTGGCAGCACCCCCTGTTGCAGCACGACCTGCATAGTCCCCAGGATCCACAGTCGGCGATAGGATACCTTTCGCTCGCCCTGTTTGAGCGTTGCCAAGAGAACAGGGAGAAGCTCACCATCGCCTCGTGCGACAACATTCCCTCCAACGGGTATGTGTTGAAACGGTGCATCCTCCAATATTGCTCCAAGGCATTTCCATCCATTGTACCGTGGATTGAACAAAAGGTTGCTTTCCCTCTATCCATGGTGGATAGGATTACCCCCAGCACCAAGACCGAGGATATTCAGTTTGTAGAGAGGGAGTATGGTTTGAGGGATGAGTGGCTGGTGGTCAGTGAAGACTTCTTGCAGTGGGTGATCGAGCCAAGAGGCTTGGATGGGCTCCCTCCCTTTGAGAAGGCGGGTGCCTTGGTCACCAAGGATGTTGAGGCCTTTGAGACGATGAAGATCAGGCTGCTCAACGGCAGCCACTCCGCCTTGGCGTATCCGGCCCTCCTGTCGGGGTATGCCTATGTGGATGAGGCTCTCGCTGATGCAACGCTCCGGTCGTTCATCCGGGATCGCTACATGTGTGAAGTAGGGGATACGCTGCTTCCCATCCCCGGCTACGACTTCGAGGCATACAAGGACCAGCTGATCGAACGCTTTTCCAATCCGTATTGCAGCGATACGCTGCTGCGCCTTGCCCAGGACGGTTCCAAGAAATTCGCCAATGCCCTGGTTCCAGCACTCAGGATTGCTTTGGAGAAAGGCCTGCCTCACAAGGTGATGGTCTGTACGCTCGCCCTGTGGGCTCATTTCCTACGTAGGCATGCGTCGTTGGTTGATGACCAGGCTTGTGAAGCTCTTATAAAGGCCGTTTCACTGCTGGATTTAGACGTGAAACCGTTCTTTGGCCTCATCGGGCTTGCAGGTGAGCAGTATGATGTCCTTCAGCCTTTGTTTCAGTCATATCTTGCATTGATTGAAACCGAAGGAGTGAAGCATGTATTGACTCACTTTCAAAGTTAG
- a CDS encoding UDP-glucose dehydrogenase family protein — MHLTIAGTGYVGLVAGVCFAKVGHHVTCVDIDEKKVEMLNKGLSPIYETDLQEYLQEGLEKGLLHFTTNYQEAYRNPDVIFIGVGTPELPDGSANLSYVASVARQIAENVERDCLVVVKSTVPVGTNDKVEQFIKDSLVHPVRIEVASNPEFLAQGTAVHDMMHAQRIVIGVEDKHAEGFLRELYKPFNLPVVAVSRRSAEMTKYAANDFLALKISYMNDLANLCELVGANIEDVALGMSYDERIGSRFLKAGIGYGGSCFPKDTKALQYLATQYGYNLRTVSAAVDVNNEQRYKLYRKACNRMITFNGIKVAVLGLAFKAGTDDLRESPSIYNIPLLLDQGALITAFDPVAEENCKRQYQFEMQYASSVEQALTGSQVCFIFTDWPEIRSLSPSVFKQLMRTPLVYDGRNLFNPRAMLEAGVEYYSIGR, encoded by the coding sequence ATGCATTTGACCATTGCGGGAACCGGGTATGTAGGATTGGTGGCAGGCGTGTGCTTTGCCAAGGTAGGGCACCATGTAACGTGTGTGGATATCGACGAGAAGAAGGTGGAGATGCTGAACAAAGGCCTCAGCCCCATCTACGAGACTGATTTGCAAGAGTATCTGCAGGAAGGTCTGGAGAAGGGCCTTTTGCACTTTACCACCAACTACCAAGAGGCGTATAGGAATCCCGATGTCATCTTCATCGGCGTCGGCACTCCCGAGCTTCCCGACGGATCGGCCAACCTGAGTTACGTAGCTTCAGTTGCCCGCCAGATTGCCGAAAACGTCGAACGAGACTGCCTGGTCGTTGTGAAGTCCACCGTTCCGGTTGGCACGAACGACAAGGTCGAGCAGTTCATCAAGGACTCCTTGGTCCATCCGGTGCGTATCGAAGTTGCCTCAAATCCTGAGTTCCTCGCCCAGGGCACCGCAGTGCATGACATGATGCATGCACAGCGCATCGTCATCGGGGTGGAGGACAAGCATGCAGAAGGATTCCTGCGTGAACTCTATAAGCCCTTCAACCTGCCTGTGGTTGCAGTCAGCAGACGCAGTGCCGAGATGACTAAGTATGCAGCCAACGACTTTCTTGCATTGAAAATTTCCTACATGAACGATTTGGCGAACCTTTGTGAACTCGTCGGAGCCAACATCGAGGACGTGGCATTGGGCATGTCCTATGACGAACGCATCGGCTCACGCTTCTTGAAAGCCGGCATCGGCTATGGCGGCAGTTGCTTCCCCAAGGACACCAAGGCGTTGCAGTATCTGGCAACCCAGTACGGCTACAACCTCAGGACCGTGAGTGCTGCAGTGGATGTGAACAACGAGCAGCGCTACAAGCTCTATCGCAAGGCCTGCAATCGTATGATCACCTTCAACGGCATCAAGGTGGCGGTGCTTGGTTTGGCCTTCAAGGCAGGTACCGATGACCTGAGGGAGTCGCCTTCCATCTATAATATCCCGCTTCTCTTGGATCAGGGCGCGTTAATCACTGCCTTCGACCCTGTTGCAGAGGAGAACTGCAAGCGCCAGTACCAATTTGAGATGCAGTATGCCTCGAGTGTCGAACAAGCGCTTACCGGTTCCCAGGTCTGCTTCATCTTTACCGATTGGCCTGAGATCCGAAGCCTTTCTCCCTCGGTCTTCAAACAGCTCATGCGCACACCTCTGGTCTACGACGGAAGGAACCTCTTCAACCCCAGGGCCATGTTGGAAGCCGGGGTGGAGTATTACAGCATCGGGCGCTGA